A genomic stretch from Candidatus Hydrogenisulfobacillus filiaventi includes:
- a CDS encoding protein of unknown function (Evidence 5 : Unknown function) — translation MRKHASQREDFLPVDDLTPIPLTRAEVRGWVRWAFWGLRVYIAIMLVLVAVGFVHGL, via the coding sequence ATGCGCAAGCACGCCAGCCAGCGGGAGGACTTCCTGCCCGTTGACGACCTCACGCCCATTCCCCTCACCCGGGCCGAGGTGCGGGGTTGGGTCCGGTGGGCATTCTGGGGCTTGCGGGTCTACATCGCCATCATGCTGGTGCTGGTGGCGGTGGGGTTTGTCCACGGGCTTTAG
- the ssuB gene encoding aliphatic sulfonate ABC transporter (ATP-binding protein) (Evidence 2a : Function from experimental evidences in other organisms; PubMedId : 9782504, 11390694, 16513748, 16885442; Product type t : transporter): MIRLEQVSKVYPPAARGGRPLTALLEVDLEVPEGEVVTVVGPSGCGKTTLLHLIAGFEFPSRGRVLVGGRPVTGPGRDRAVVFQQPALYPWLTVAGNVGFGLRLQGRPDPARVAKWLDLVGLAGFGRHRPYQLSGGMQQRAAIARALITEPAILLMDEPLGALDAQTRLTMQQLLLDLWRYLRPTVLFITHDVDEALLLGDRVVVLTPRPGRVRLVERLPWGRERQAEQLLTDQTFLGMKRRLLTALRAPGPQTAGGAAVPPPRPME; this comes from the coding sequence ATGATCCGGCTGGAACAGGTCAGCAAGGTCTATCCCCCGGCCGCCCGCGGCGGCCGGCCGCTGACCGCCCTTCTGGAGGTCGACCTGGAGGTGCCGGAGGGGGAGGTGGTGACCGTAGTCGGCCCCAGCGGTTGCGGCAAGACCACCCTCCTGCACCTCATCGCGGGGTTCGAGTTTCCCAGCCGGGGCCGGGTGCTGGTGGGCGGGCGGCCGGTGACCGGGCCGGGCCGGGACCGGGCGGTCGTCTTCCAGCAGCCGGCGTTGTATCCGTGGCTGACGGTGGCCGGGAACGTCGGCTTCGGGCTGCGCCTGCAGGGCCGGCCCGATCCCGCCCGGGTGGCAAAGTGGCTGGACCTGGTCGGCTTGGCGGGCTTCGGCCGTCACCGTCCCTACCAGCTGTCCGGTGGCATGCAGCAGCGGGCTGCCATCGCCCGCGCCCTCATCACCGAGCCGGCCATCCTGCTGATGGATGAGCCGCTGGGCGCGCTGGATGCCCAGACCCGGCTCACCATGCAGCAGTTGCTCCTGGACCTCTGGCGCTACCTGCGGCCCACGGTCTTGTTTATCACCCACGATGTGGACGAGGCGCTGCTGTTGGGCGACCGGGTGGTGGTGCTGACCCCCCGGCCGGGCCGGGTGCGCCTGGTCGAGCGCCTGCCCTGGGGGCGGGAGCGCCAGGCGGAGCAGCTGCTCACCGACCAGACGTTTCTGGGCATGAAGCGGCGCCTGCTGACGGCCCTGCGCGCGCCCGGCCCGCAAACGGCGGGCGGGGCGGCCGTGCCGCCGCCCCGCCCGATGGAGTAA
- a CDS encoding Glycine/betaine ABC transporter substrate-binding protein, which translates to MARRPQTGRAAAVAALLAGSLLAGCGRVAAGPTVTIGYENAPDPEAVAIARGYFQRDLRGAHVVLKYFASGPAALSALASGRLQFMTTLGNPPTVSAIADGVPLEVIWAMERYTTAEGLVVRNGSGITSLAGLEGRSVALVQGSTSPFELATALRLHHLNPGRVHLINMSPQDMVNAWRTGRIDAAYVWVPFFTAMQRDSGRVLLYDQDVAQAAPIFNLAVVNTGFARAHPGLVEDFIRAEAAGYRFYRAHPRQAYADMARVNGITPAEARNQARGLAFTSLAGQLSLRRLGTTATVGRSLVTRSLTAAAAWLAATGTIARRPPDLARYVNPAYVEAVLGRQGGHGG; encoded by the coding sequence ATGGCGCGCAGACCGCAGACCGGCCGGGCGGCGGCGGTGGCGGCGCTCCTGGCCGGCTCCCTGCTGGCGGGATGCGGCCGCGTGGCCGCCGGCCCGACCGTCACCATCGGGTATGAAAACGCGCCGGATCCCGAGGCGGTGGCCATCGCCCGCGGATACTTCCAGCGTGACCTGCGGGGGGCCCATGTCGTTCTCAAGTACTTCGCTTCGGGACCGGCAGCGCTCTCCGCCCTCGCCTCGGGCCGGTTGCAGTTTATGACCACCCTGGGCAACCCGCCGACGGTATCTGCCATCGCGGACGGGGTGCCCTTGGAGGTCATCTGGGCCATGGAGCGCTACACCACCGCTGAAGGCCTGGTGGTGCGCAACGGGTCCGGCATCACCAGTCTGGCGGGGCTGGAAGGCCGGAGTGTGGCCCTGGTCCAGGGCTCAACCTCCCCCTTTGAGCTGGCCACGGCCCTGCGCCTACACCATCTCAACCCGGGCAGGGTGCACCTCATAAATATGAGCCCGCAGGACATGGTCAACGCCTGGCGCACCGGCCGCATCGATGCGGCCTATGTCTGGGTGCCCTTTTTCACCGCCATGCAGCGGGACAGCGGGCGCGTGTTGCTGTACGACCAGGACGTGGCGCAGGCCGCCCCCATCTTCAACCTGGCGGTGGTCAACACCGGTTTCGCCCGGGCTCATCCTGGGCTGGTGGAGGACTTCATCCGGGCCGAAGCCGCCGGCTACCGCTTCTACCGGGCCCACCCCCGGCAGGCTTACGCCGACATGGCCCGGGTAAACGGCATTACCCCGGCCGAGGCCCGCAACCAGGCCCGGGGCCTGGCCTTCACCTCCCTGGCCGGGCAGCTCTCGCTGCGCCGCCTGGGGACCACCGCCACCGTGGGCCGTTCGCTGGTCACCCGCTCCCTGACCGCAGCCGCCGCCTGGTTGGCCGCCACCGGCACCATTGCCCGCCGCCCCCCGGACCTCGCCCGCTACGTCAACCCGGCTTATGTGGAAGCGGTGCTGGGGCGGCAGGGGGGCCACGGGGGATGA
- the tauC gene encoding taurine transporter subunit; membrane component of ABC superfamily (Evidence 2a : Function from experimental evidences in other organisms; PubMedId : 9401024; Product type t : transporter) has translation MAVPAEGGTAGAAASPAGQPGTAWRARLPSLGAVLVLVGAWQVVAAAGWFPTYVLPGPARVLRDFLQLATAGWSGSTLWGDLGASVLRILLGFGAAVLAGVPAGLLMAVSPPVHRLADPLLQLARPVPPLAYIPLLILWFGFGELPKVLLIMLGTLPVVVLATVSGVRATPQRRLQVAQCLGGRPGQVFRLVVLPSALPEVLTGMRVGIGVAWTCLVAAEMFGASRGLGWLIQYAGHEIRTGLVFVGIVAIGAAGYAMDLGLRLLERVLVPWKGRE, from the coding sequence ATGGCGGTACCGGCGGAAGGCGGGACAGCGGGCGCGGCGGCGTCCCCGGCAGGGCAGCCGGGGACGGCCTGGCGGGCCCGGCTCCCCTCCCTGGGGGCGGTCCTGGTCCTAGTGGGTGCCTGGCAGGTGGTGGCGGCGGCGGGCTGGTTCCCGACGTATGTCCTGCCGGGACCGGCCCGCGTCCTCCGGGACTTTCTCCAGCTGGCGACCGCCGGCTGGAGCGGCAGCACCCTATGGGGCGACCTGGGAGCCAGCGTCCTGCGCATCCTGCTGGGCTTCGGCGCCGCGGTGCTGGCCGGGGTGCCGGCCGGGCTGCTGATGGCGGTGAGCCCGCCGGTCCACCGGCTGGCAGATCCCCTCCTGCAACTGGCGCGACCGGTGCCCCCGCTGGCCTACATCCCCCTGCTCATCCTGTGGTTCGGTTTCGGCGAGCTGCCCAAGGTGCTGCTGATCATGCTGGGTACCTTGCCGGTGGTCGTGCTGGCCACCGTGTCCGGGGTGCGGGCCACCCCCCAGCGGCGGCTGCAGGTGGCGCAATGCCTGGGCGGCCGGCCCGGGCAGGTCTTCCGCCTGGTGGTGCTGCCCTCGGCGTTGCCGGAGGTCCTGACCGGGATGCGGGTCGGGATCGGGGTGGCCTGGACGTGCCTGGTGGCGGCGGAGATGTTCGGCGCCAGCCGGGGCCTGGGCTGGCTGATTCAGTATGCCGGGCATGAAATCCGGACCGGCCTCGTCTTCGTGGGCATTGTGGCCATCGGGGCGGCCGGCTATGCCATGGACCTCGGCTTGCGGCTGCTGGAACGGGTGTTGGTGCCGTGGAAGGGGAGGGAATGA
- a CDS encoding protein of unknown function (Evidence 5 : Unknown function): MSVGEIKQMPPVALTTEQWEGLARLGELVRNLDELIKGPLGDLAAKVLSESAQQLDESLQGPLSDVAVGYLSKLVPPELREALPQTMETLVSLQRSGALRLLNTAIQLAGAVPEFWSEVLPEEIRKLGEQIGDIRLDRAPELLKATLNNDLLFKFLDALQHLSVEIDPEVLSQATGLVVELSTMMADVPVMEILPRMIRLLTDVYNSGLLDLVIDATSYMGSALSQLDTSKVLATLLGYLNNNQMLEYAKRIDPEVLTMMAAELSDRDLAAVAQAGLRAIKVLADKGLLQVLQALPDFQLDAEVVAGLTQKAVEIGTLLADVPVMEMLPKAVGLLNDFYHAGLLDLAVEGSKYLTAILPQLEADKLIASLLSNLNTTQLVEYAKRIDPVVLTMMAAEASDKDVAAVLVAGLRVFKLLNNSGLVNDLLDVGHRLAWLVPPQELLDMVPDVLELALLVHRSGLLKVAKNAIVMQQTLASLPFDQWALDGLKLANSVDVAKITAAVKQVVADTVKQKPKLGGMRGLMRMTMDRDVQAGLRFMAAMMGKLFG; this comes from the coding sequence ATGAGCGTCGGTGAAATCAAGCAGATGCCGCCGGTCGCCCTGACCACCGAGCAGTGGGAGGGCTTGGCCCGACTGGGGGAGTTGGTCCGGAACCTCGACGAGCTCATCAAGGGGCCGTTGGGGGACCTGGCGGCGAAGGTTCTGTCCGAGTCAGCGCAGCAGCTGGATGAGTCCTTGCAAGGCCCGCTCAGTGACGTCGCGGTGGGGTACCTCTCGAAGCTCGTTCCCCCCGAGCTTCGGGAGGCCCTGCCGCAAACCATGGAGACCCTGGTGAGCCTGCAGCGCAGCGGGGCCTTGCGTCTACTGAACACGGCCATCCAGCTTGCGGGCGCAGTGCCGGAATTCTGGTCCGAGGTGCTTCCGGAGGAGATCCGGAAGCTGGGTGAACAGATTGGGGACATCCGCCTCGACCGGGCGCCCGAACTTCTGAAGGCCACCTTGAACAATGACCTGTTGTTCAAGTTCCTGGACGCCTTGCAGCACCTGAGCGTAGAGATTGACCCCGAGGTCCTGAGCCAGGCCACGGGGCTGGTCGTCGAGCTGAGCACCATGATGGCCGACGTGCCGGTCATGGAAATCCTGCCGCGCATGATTCGGCTGCTGACCGATGTTTACAACAGCGGATTGCTCGACTTGGTCATCGACGCCACCTCGTACATGGGCTCAGCGCTCTCCCAGCTGGACACCAGCAAGGTATTGGCGACCCTTCTGGGCTACCTCAACAATAACCAGATGCTGGAATATGCCAAGCGCATTGATCCCGAAGTCCTGACCATGATGGCGGCGGAACTGTCCGACCGCGACCTGGCTGCCGTAGCCCAGGCCGGGCTGCGCGCCATCAAGGTGCTGGCGGACAAGGGGCTGCTGCAGGTCCTGCAGGCGCTGCCCGACTTCCAGCTGGACGCTGAGGTGGTCGCCGGCCTGACCCAGAAGGCGGTGGAGATCGGCACCCTGCTGGCCGACGTGCCGGTCATGGAGATGCTACCCAAGGCGGTCGGCCTCCTGAACGACTTCTACCACGCGGGTCTGCTCGACCTGGCGGTGGAAGGGTCGAAGTACCTGACCGCCATCCTGCCCCAGCTGGAAGCGGACAAGCTGATTGCCAGCCTCCTGAGCAACCTCAACACCACCCAGCTGGTCGAATACGCCAAGCGCATCGACCCGGTGGTGCTGACCATGATGGCGGCCGAGGCGTCTGACAAGGACGTGGCGGCAGTTCTGGTGGCTGGACTGCGGGTGTTCAAGCTCTTGAACAACTCGGGCTTGGTGAACGACCTCCTGGATGTTGGCCATCGCCTTGCTTGGTTGGTTCCGCCGCAGGAACTGTTAGACATGGTGCCAGACGTACTCGAACTTGCGCTACTGGTTCACCGCAGTGGTCTCCTCAAGGTGGCAAAAAACGCGATTGTTATGCAGCAGACTCTTGCAAGCTTGCCCTTCGACCAGTGGGCCCTGGATGGCCTCAAATTGGCCAACAGCGTGGACGTGGCCAAGATCACCGCGGCCGTCAAGCAGGTGGTGGCGGATACCGTCAAGCAGAAGCCCAAGCTGGGCGGCATGCGGGGCCTGATGCGCATGACAATGGACCGGGACGTGCAGGCCGGGCTCCGTTTCATGGCGGCCATGATGGGCAAACTGTTCGGCTAG